Part of the Haloterrigena salifodinae genome, GTGCGGAGGGTTCGTCACTCAAGACTTTATTCGAGTGTTCGGCATTGGCGGCGAGGTACACGGCTGTCCCTACTGTATGACCAATCGAGAATTAGGGGACGGTGAGGCAACCTCGAGGACCGAGTGACCGACAACGATTGCGACACCGGAGGGCTCAAGTAAATATTAATACTATTATATATCCTCGGAAGTTATCGGTGTGCATGATTTTCAATAATATTCTGGTAGACTTTCAGTCATACCGTCATATTTATCGTGGTGGGGAGAGTAAATACTGATACCGATAAAGCCGTGAGAGGTCAATGACCTCGCAGAGATGTGAAAAGCATCTCGTCTACTGGGTCCTCGAATTTCGATAGTAAGTCCGGCGATCCAGTGGGCAAGCGGGTGGGAGGCCAATCACGGTTCGGCATTTTTACTCCTGAGAGGCATCATCGATCGTAGTTGTAGAGATCGTTCTCTAATTGAACCAGTGATGTCTCGCTACACGCAACAACGCGATCTCTGTCGATCGTATCAAGCCAGTTTGTATCGCTTTTGTGATCTTCTGCGACGGCCCCAGCAAAGCAATCAGCCGCTTGAATCCCCAGACTGTTGTGAGAACTGTTGTATTTCGGTTTTGATCCCGGAACGAACTCTTCGATATGGCTGACAATATCGTCTGACTGCTTCTGTGAAGCGACGTGATCGAATTCAAATGATATTCGGTGTTCATCGTGAGCTCCGTTTTCAAACAATATCTCTCCGTACGCGTATCCCGTAAGTGCAAGATCCCAATCAGGCGGGAAGCAAACATCTTGATAGAGCAAATACTGATTCTCGAGCGTCTGCATCTGTTCCCGGGTGAATTTGGCATATCCAAACTCGACATCGTCGTTTCCAGCAATACAGTCTATGAACCGTCGCTTTTGGGTATCTGTGAGATCGCTCCACTTCGCTTCATCCACGTTAGATATCTTCCGGACCGTCTTCTTGGCACACCGTCCGGCTTGTATGAGATCACCGAACACGACTCCTACAACGACAACATCACAATGACCTTGGATCATACTGCGAAAATGGCCAGAAACATCACCGAATCCCTGCATTTAGTCACACGGGTAATCACACCAGGCTGATATAAACCTGCCGGGGATGGTTTTATCACCATACTCAATTACCGGATTGCCAGCGATCTGGGGTGACGTTCCTCCAGATCGCCACAAACGCCCATTGAATCGC contains:
- a CDS encoding DUF3800 domain-containing protein; translation: MQGFGDVSGHFRSMIQGHCDVVVVGVVFGDLIQAGRCAKKTVRKISNVDEAKWSDLTDTQKRRFIDCIAGNDDVEFGYAKFTREQMQTLENQYLLYQDVCFPPDWDLALTGYAYGEILFENGAHDEHRISFEFDHVASQKQSDDIVSHIEEFVPGSKPKYNSSHNSLGIQAADCFAGAVAEDHKSDTNWLDTIDRDRVVACSETSLVQLENDLYNYDR
- a CDS encoding DUF7563 family protein, which codes for MPECEECGGFVTQDFIRVFGIGGEVHGCPYCMTNRELGDGEATSRTE